The following proteins come from a genomic window of Desmospora profundinema:
- a CDS encoding gamma-glutamyltransferase family protein, with protein MDWSQTHYPYPSQRRTVYAKNGVVATSQPLAAEAGLEVLRKGGNAVDAAVATAAALTVLEPTSNGIGGDAFALVWTGGNLYGLNASGPAPAALTPDLLKEAGRETMPAYGWLPVTVPGAPAAWAALVERWGKLPLTAVLEPAIRYAEEGYPLSPVLATFWSRAVRTAEQRWEGDWYREWFRVFAPEGRAPRAGEMWRSPGHGRTLRLIAETGAESFYRGELAERIDTYARATGGVLRAEDLADYRPEWVDPIHVSYRGHEVWEIPPNGQGLVTLLALQLLEEKGFAGRERIDTYHRQMEAIKLAFAIGRETITDPRKMEWTVEELLSDAFALKQRDRLGEEAREYRGVKPDVGGTVYLAAADGEGNMVSFIQSNYMGFGSGIVVPGTGIALQNRGHTFSLEPDHVNVLEPGKRTYHTIIPGFLTRGGEAVGPFGVMGGFMQPQGHLQVVSNLVDFHLNPQSALDAPRWCWTEGKTIQVEQGVPGWIVQGLLDRGHDIRVAPDAGLFGRGQMILRNEAGVLAAGTEPRTDGSAAAY; from the coding sequence ATGGATTGGAGCCAGACGCACTATCCCTATCCATCGCAACGGAGGACCGTATACGCGAAGAACGGAGTGGTGGCCACATCGCAACCCCTGGCAGCGGAGGCGGGATTGGAAGTGTTGCGAAAGGGAGGAAACGCCGTCGATGCAGCGGTGGCTACGGCAGCAGCCCTGACGGTATTGGAACCCACTTCCAATGGCATCGGCGGAGATGCTTTCGCTTTGGTATGGACCGGGGGAAACTTATACGGCTTGAACGCCAGTGGTCCCGCTCCCGCTGCTTTGACGCCGGATTTGCTAAAGGAGGCGGGACGGGAAACGATGCCCGCCTATGGTTGGCTGCCGGTGACGGTACCCGGTGCTCCGGCCGCGTGGGCGGCATTGGTGGAACGCTGGGGCAAGCTTCCCCTGACAGCCGTGTTGGAGCCGGCGATCCGGTATGCCGAGGAAGGATATCCGCTGTCACCGGTTCTGGCGACATTCTGGTCCCGTGCCGTTCGGACGGCGGAACAACGGTGGGAGGGAGACTGGTACCGGGAGTGGTTCCGGGTGTTCGCCCCGGAGGGGCGCGCCCCCCGTGCGGGGGAGATGTGGCGTTCTCCCGGCCATGGGCGTACCCTGCGCCTGATCGCCGAAACCGGGGCGGAGTCGTTTTATCGCGGAGAGTTGGCTGAACGAATCGACACCTATGCCCGGGCGACAGGCGGGGTGTTGCGCGCAGAAGATCTTGCCGATTACCGTCCGGAGTGGGTGGATCCCATCCATGTATCATACCGGGGACATGAGGTATGGGAAATTCCGCCCAATGGTCAGGGCTTGGTAACCCTGCTCGCCCTTCAGTTATTGGAGGAGAAAGGGTTCGCCGGGCGGGAGCGGATCGACACCTACCACCGGCAGATGGAAGCGATCAAGTTGGCGTTTGCCATCGGCCGGGAGACGATTACGGATCCCCGAAAGATGGAATGGACCGTTGAAGAGCTGTTATCGGACGCGTTTGCCCTGAAGCAGCGCGATCGGTTGGGAGAGGAAGCGCGGGAATACCGGGGAGTCAAACCGGATGTCGGCGGAACGGTCTATCTGGCCGCAGCAGATGGGGAGGGAAACATGGTTTCCTTTATCCAGAGTAATTATATGGGCTTCGGCTCCGGCATCGTCGTACCCGGCACCGGTATCGCTCTGCAAAACCGGGGTCATACCTTCTCTTTAGAGCCTGATCACGTTAATGTGCTGGAGCCGGGTAAACGAACCTATCATACCATCATTCCCGGATTTTTGACTCGGGGCGGGGAAGCGGTGGGCCCCTTTGGGGTGATGGGCGGGTTTATGCAACCCCAAGGACATTTGCAGGTGGTATCCAATCTGGTCGATTTTCATCTCAACCCGCAAAGCGCGCTGGATGCGCCGCGATGGTGTTGGACCGAAGGAAAGACCATTCAGGTGGAGCAGGGAGTCCCCGGCTGGATCGTTCAGGGGTTGCTGGACAGGGGGCACGATATTCGGGTCGCCCCTGATGCCGGATTGTTTGGCCGGGGACAGATGATTCTCCGCAATGAAGCGGGTGTGTTGGCAGCGGGTACGGAGCCTCGGACAGACGGAAGCGCGGCTGCCTACTGA
- a CDS encoding trans-sulfuration enzyme family protein, giving the protein MSHTQNRSTRLIHGTSQPCEQTGALAPPLVQTSTFVFRDWQEGARRFAGEEEGYVYTRLGNPTVSQLEEKVADLEGAEAAVAFASGMGAVSGALMGLLGHGDHLLCSRGIYGCTHGLLGWMKEKMNVCTTFVDRPSRERLEKAVRPETKVLYLETPVNPTLEIIDLNEVCLWAKERGIKVVVDNTFATPILQRPLEWGADLVLHSATKYIGGHGDVIGGVLCGSSQLIGPIRDQLRKDVGAVLSPFDAWLLLRGIRTLAVRMERHVANAEKIARLLLAHPAVKKVDYPGLPNHPQYRLAQRQMDLPGGMVSFQVCGGLEGARLFLDRLKMCLLTVSLGDVATLVQHPASMTHAIVPEEERSAMGITDDLIRLSVGIEDISDIWTDLEQALHPLSEQVGECGKEEFSCKKSS; this is encoded by the coding sequence ATGAGTCATACACAAAATCGTTCTACCCGTTTGATTCATGGAACAAGCCAACCTTGTGAGCAAACGGGAGCGTTGGCTCCCCCATTGGTGCAGACATCCACCTTTGTATTCCGGGATTGGCAAGAGGGGGCACGCCGGTTTGCGGGGGAGGAGGAAGGGTATGTTTACACCCGCCTGGGGAACCCCACGGTATCCCAGTTGGAAGAGAAAGTGGCGGACCTGGAAGGGGCCGAAGCAGCGGTTGCTTTTGCCTCGGGGATGGGAGCCGTCTCCGGTGCCTTGATGGGATTGTTGGGCCATGGGGATCATCTCCTTTGTTCCCGGGGGATTTACGGCTGTACCCATGGGTTGTTGGGATGGATGAAAGAAAAGATGAATGTCTGCACCACTTTTGTGGATCGGCCCTCCCGGGAGCGTTTGGAAAAGGCTGTACGTCCCGAGACGAAAGTACTCTATTTGGAAACGCCCGTGAATCCAACGTTGGAGATCATCGATTTGAACGAGGTATGCCTGTGGGCGAAAGAACGCGGAATAAAAGTGGTGGTGGATAATACGTTTGCCACCCCCATCCTGCAGCGGCCTTTGGAATGGGGAGCCGATTTGGTGTTGCACAGTGCCACCAAATACATCGGGGGACACGGGGATGTGATCGGCGGTGTTCTGTGCGGTTCTTCTCAGTTGATCGGTCCGATCCGGGACCAATTGCGCAAAGATGTGGGTGCCGTTTTGTCCCCGTTTGACGCATGGCTTCTACTTCGGGGCATCCGTACGCTTGCAGTGAGAATGGAACGACATGTGGCCAATGCTGAAAAAATAGCCCGGCTTCTCTTGGCACACCCGGCGGTGAAAAAGGTGGATTATCCGGGATTGCCGAACCATCCTCAATACCGATTGGCCCAACGTCAAATGGATCTGCCCGGCGGGATGGTCAGTTTTCAGGTTTGTGGGGGGCTGGAAGGGGCCCGTCTGTTTTTAGACCGGCTAAAGATGTGTCTGTTGACTGTCAGCTTGGGAGATGTGGCGACATTGGTTCAACATCCCGCTTCCATGACACATGCAATTGTGCCAGAAGAGGAACGGTCGGCGATGGGGATCACCGATGATTTAATCCGTCTGTCTGTGGGAATTGAGGATATTTCTGATATTTGGACTGATTTGGAACAAGCGCTCCATCCATTGAGCGAGCAGGTTGGTGAATGTGGAAAAGAAGAGTTTTCTTGCAAGAAATCTTCTTGA
- a CDS encoding anti-phage deoxyguanosine triphosphatase: MYLSNRTNPFYDKQDRERRHQDVSRSRLEIRDDFERDHGRIIHGASFRRLQSKKQVIGVDVGDLHRTRLTHSMEAAQIARGMAHSLNQRTEALRRDDCRIDISLIEAAALAHDLGHPPFGHDGEMALHGCMQDHGGFEGNAQTFRILTRLEGKQGRGLNLTRGLLLSVMKYPVVLQDAVTDPDRTEKYPPKSSVFDADRDAFEWVLAPFSPEEREFYLKREPDPVHPGIERCLRLTLECSIIELADDVAYATHDLEDAVNLGWVHLEELQEVLRQNGEAGKWEEWDAAVQMLDRLNPRHPDFKHDLKQLFAYLISCFVNHLVITEEGEPSYSPRIRYRARLPEELQRLNQQLKQRVDERVIRSPSVQAMAFKGGRIVRSLFEAMSEEIQLLPFHDRQRIEEHPEAKERIVCDYIAGMTDPFAIRMAEKLYGHGRFV; this comes from the coding sequence ATGTACCTGTCCAACCGAACAAACCCTTTTTACGACAAACAGGACCGGGAGAGGCGGCATCAGGATGTTTCCCGATCGCGCCTGGAAATCCGGGACGATTTTGAACGGGATCACGGGCGGATCATCCACGGTGCATCCTTTCGACGGTTGCAGTCGAAAAAACAAGTGATCGGAGTGGATGTGGGGGATCTGCACCGCACCCGACTCACCCATTCCATGGAAGCAGCGCAGATCGCCAGGGGGATGGCCCATTCCCTTAACCAACGAACCGAAGCCTTGCGCCGGGACGATTGCCGGATCGATATCTCCCTGATCGAGGCAGCCGCCCTTGCCCATGACCTGGGTCACCCCCCGTTCGGCCACGATGGGGAAATGGCATTACACGGGTGCATGCAGGATCATGGGGGGTTTGAAGGAAATGCCCAGACCTTTCGCATTTTGACCCGATTGGAGGGAAAGCAGGGGCGGGGACTCAACCTGACGAGGGGGTTGTTGTTGTCGGTGATGAAATACCCCGTCGTGTTGCAAGATGCAGTGACCGATCCCGATAGAACCGAGAAATATCCCCCTAAATCCAGTGTGTTTGACGCAGATCGGGATGCGTTTGAATGGGTGCTGGCTCCTTTTTCGCCGGAGGAACGGGAATTCTACCTGAAACGGGAACCGGATCCGGTTCATCCCGGCATCGAGCGATGCCTTCGGCTTACGTTGGAGTGCTCCATCATCGAGCTGGCGGACGATGTGGCTTATGCCACCCACGATCTGGAAGACGCCGTCAATCTGGGGTGGGTCCATCTGGAGGAACTGCAGGAGGTGCTTCGTCAAAACGGGGAAGCAGGAAAATGGGAAGAGTGGGATGCAGCCGTTCAGATGCTGGATCGCTTAAATCCCCGCCACCCGGATTTCAAACACGATCTAAAACAATTGTTTGCCTATCTCATCTCGTGTTTCGTCAATCATCTGGTCATCACCGAGGAAGGGGAGCCGTCCTATTCTCCCCGAATTCGCTATCGGGCACGTCTGCCGGAAGAATTGCAACGATTGAATCAGCAGCTGAAACAGAGGGTGGATGAGCGGGTGATCCGCTCCCCCTCTGTTCAGGCCATGGCTTTTAAAGGTGGACGTATCGTCCGCTCCCTGTTTGAAGCGATGTCGGAAGAGATCCAGCTGCTCCCCTTCCATGACCGCCAACGGATTGAGGAGCACCCGGAAGCAAAAGAACGGATTGTCTGCGATTATATCGCCGGAATGACCGATCCATTCGCTATCCGTATGGCGGAGAAATTGTACGGACACGGTCGTTTTGTCTAG
- a CDS encoding family 10 glycosylhydrolase, translating to MRTGSILLLSLALVYPSLIPVEASGGDRPEEFRAFWVDAFHDGFKTPEQVDRLLEDVRRANANAVIVQVRRRGDAYFGRALEPRTEDPALDPGFDALQDLIDKAHGAEPRMEVHAWLATLPIWNSATPPRSPYHVFNRHGPSAQERDYWLMERVDGANRSGADFVLDPGHPDAVDYTADQYVNVVRQYPVDGIHLDLVRYMGPDWGYNPTSLQRFQSQTGRIDRPDPTDEEWKEWRRRQVDHLMRQVYLRSIAVRPDVKVSAAVIAWGAGPADEEEYRQSAPMQQVMQDWDGWLAEGTIDLALPMNYDREHVPDQRRWYDQWISWQKDRPYERHLAAGPALYLNSIDGSLAQIARAQAPSDTGNRLTGVSLYSYAVTNMDGEPREALLGALTKGTDHHPPVFAEAAAVPAIPWKEQPQRGHLMGRVRDASGTPLDGAVVELKRGKERIQVVTDGNGFFGKTDLVPGWWQVRFPQDKPHVSKPVKVEAGQVAEWK from the coding sequence ATGAGAACAGGCAGCATTCTGCTGCTGTCGCTGGCTTTGGTTTATCCTTCACTTATTCCGGTGGAAGCGTCCGGTGGGGACCGGCCGGAAGAGTTTCGAGCGTTTTGGGTGGATGCCTTTCATGACGGGTTTAAAACTCCAGAGCAAGTGGACCGGTTGTTGGAGGATGTCCGCCGGGCCAACGCCAATGCCGTGATTGTGCAGGTGCGCCGCCGCGGGGATGCGTACTTTGGCCGCGCCCTGGAGCCGCGGACGGAGGACCCGGCCCTGGATCCCGGTTTTGATGCGTTACAAGACCTAATTGACAAAGCCCATGGAGCTGAACCCCGGATGGAGGTGCATGCCTGGCTGGCCACCCTGCCCATTTGGAATTCGGCGACACCGCCCCGCTCCCCGTATCATGTGTTCAACCGGCACGGCCCGTCCGCTCAGGAGAGAGATTACTGGTTGATGGAGCGGGTGGACGGAGCCAACCGCAGCGGGGCCGACTTTGTATTGGATCCGGGTCACCCGGATGCGGTTGATTATACTGCTGACCAATATGTGAACGTGGTGCGGCAGTATCCGGTGGATGGCATTCATTTGGACTTAGTCCGCTACATGGGTCCGGACTGGGGCTACAACCCCACCAGCCTGCAACGCTTCCAATCCCAAACCGGCCGGATCGACCGGCCGGACCCCACAGATGAGGAGTGGAAGGAGTGGCGCCGTCGACAGGTGGATCACCTGATGCGCCAGGTTTACCTTCGCTCCATCGCCGTCCGTCCGGATGTGAAAGTGTCGGCGGCAGTGATTGCGTGGGGGGCAGGACCCGCCGATGAAGAAGAATATCGCCAATCGGCTCCCATGCAGCAAGTGATGCAGGATTGGGACGGTTGGCTTGCGGAAGGAACGATCGATCTGGCTCTTCCCATGAACTACGACCGGGAACACGTCCCCGATCAACGCCGATGGTACGATCAGTGGATTTCGTGGCAAAAAGACCGGCCCTATGAGCGACACCTCGCTGCGGGTCCTGCCCTCTACCTTAATTCCATCGACGGCAGCCTGGCCCAAATTGCACGGGCTCAAGCGCCGTCTGATACAGGAAACCGTCTTACGGGGGTGAGCCTGTACAGTTACGCCGTCACCAATATGGACGGGGAACCCCGGGAAGCCCTGCTGGGCGCGCTGACGAAAGGGACGGATCATCATCCTCCGGTATTTGCCGAAGCGGCCGCCGTGCCGGCCATACCATGGAAAGAACAACCGCAGCGGGGCCATCTCATGGGACGAGTCCGGGATGCTTCCGGCACTCCATTGGACGGGGCCGTGGTGGAACTGAAAAGAGGCAAGGAACGCATCCAGGTGGTAACCGACGGAAACGGTTTCTTCGGGAAGACGGATTTGGTGCCTGGGTGGTGGCAAGTCCGCTTCCCCCAAGACAAGCCGCACGTTTCCAAACCGGTAAAGGTGGAAGCGGGGCAGGTGGCGGAATGGAAATGA